One Tiliqua scincoides isolate rTilSci1 chromosome 9, rTilSci1.hap2, whole genome shotgun sequence DNA segment encodes these proteins:
- the FOXF1 gene encoding forkhead box protein F1 has product MESASSTSSSTPSSSGGGGGGKAKKSSAGIRRPEKPPYSYIALIVMAIQSSPSKRLTLSEIYQFLQARFPFFRGSYQGWKNSVRHNLSLNECFIKLPKGLGRPGKGHYWTIDPASEFMFEEGSFRRRPRGFRRKCQALKPMYSMMNLNFNHLQDGGYAFQGPSCPPGGLPLEGGALGMMNMESMGLPGHPVPHLPSNGAHHSYMGSCGGGGGATGGGSAAGADYGHHDGSVPASPLLPAGGVMEPHSVYSSTGPSAWAPSAAPGLNGGASYIKQQPLSPCNPAGNPLPSGLATHSLEQPYLHQNSHNPAELQGIRYHSQSPSMCDRKEFVFSINAMASSSMHTGGSGSYYHQQVTYQDIKPCVM; this is encoded by the exons ATGGAGTCGGCGTCGTCCACCTCGTcctccacccccagcagcagcgggGGCGGCGGGGGCGGCAAGGCCAAGAAGAGCAGCGCGGGCATCCGGCGCCCGGAGAAGCCGCCCTACTCCTACATCGCGCTGATCGTGATGGCCATCCAGAGCTCGCCGTCCAAGAGGCTCACCCTGAGCGAGATCTACCAGTTCCTGCAGGCGCgcttccccttcttcaggggctCCTACCAGGGCTGGAAGAACTCGGTGCGCCACAACCTCTCGCTCAACGAGTGCTTCATCAAGCTGCCCAAAGGGCTGGGCCGCCCGGGCAAGGGGCACTACTGGACCATCGACCCTGCCAGCGAGTTCATGTTCGAGGAGGGCTCCTTCCGACGGCGCCCCCGGGGCTTCAGGAGGAAGTGCCAGGCGCTCAAGCCCATGTACAGCATGATGAACCTGAACTTCAACCACCTCCAGGACGGGGGCTACGCCTTCCAGGGGCCCTCCTGCCCCCCCGGCGGCCTCCCCCTCGAGGGTGGCGCCCTGGGCATGATGAACATGGAGAGCATGGGCCTGCCTGGCCACCCCGTGCCCCACCTGCCCTCCAACGGCGCCCACCACTCCTACATGGGCAGCTGTGGAGGCGGTGGGGGTGCCACTGGAGGAGGCTCCGCCGCCGGAGCGGACTACGGTCACCACGACGGCTCCGTGCCCGCCTCGCCTCTGCTACCCGCCGGAGGGGTGATGGAGCCCCACTCCGTCTATTCCAGCACGGGCCCCTCCGCCTGGGCGCCTTCGGCAGCGCCGGGCTTGAACGGAGGCGCCTCCTACATCAAGCAGCAGCCCCTGTCACCCTGCAACCCGGCCGGCAACCCGCTGCCGTCGGGTCTGGCCACCCACTCGCTGGAGCAGCCCTACCTGCACCAGAACAGCCACAACCCGGCGGAACTGCAAG GGATCCGGTACCATTCCCAGTCTCCAAGCATGTGCGACCGGAAAGAATTTGTCTTCTCCATCAATGCCATGGCATCGTCTTCAATGCACACAGGAGGCAGCGGCTCGTACTACCACCAGCAAGTGACGTACCAAGACATTAAGCCTTGCGTGATGTGA